The Gemmatimonadales bacterium genome includes the window AGCCGTTGAGCAGGTAGTGATCGCCGCGGTCGACGGCGGTGCTGGCGGTGCCGCCCGCGTCGCTGCCGGCACCCGGCTCGGTGAGGCCAAAGCCGCCGAGCACGCGCCCGGCGGCGAGGAGGGGCACGTAGCGCCGCCGCTGTTCGTCGGTGCCGAATTCCACGATCGGCGAAGTGCCGAGATTGGTATGCGCGCTCACGGTGAGCGCGTGGCTCGCGTCCACCTTGGCCATCTCGTGGATGGTGATGTAGTACGCGAGCTGATCCATGCCCGCGCCGCCCAGCTCCTCGCTCCACGGCACGCCCAGCAGGCCGAGCTCACCCATCTTCCGGATGTTGTCCCACGGAAAGGCGGAGGTCCGATCGAGCTCGCGGGCGACAGGCGCGATTTCCGCGCGCGCGAACTCGCGCACCATGTCGCGCACCTGATAGTGTTGCTCGGTGAAGTAGAGCGAGAGATCCATGTGGGTCGGTTGGGGTGGACGGGACCGGCGGGCGCGCCACCAATATAACCAGCCCGGGCCCGAAACCCGACCGGCTACGGCGCTTGGACCGCACCCCGGCCCGGCGCCAACGCACGGAGGATGGTGCGCCCGTATCGCTCCGCGATCACCGGCCCAACGCCGGGCACGGCGGCCAGCGCCTCGGGACCATCCGGCGGATGCAGCGCGAGGCGCACGAGGGTCGGCGGCTCCAGCAATGCGCCTCCCCACGCACCTGGTCGACCGGCAAAGGCGCCCTGAAGGCGCCGCAGTCGCTCGGCCGCCGCAGCCGGCAGCCGGGCAGCCACCCGCGGGGGCGCGCAGCCGTCGCAGCCGGCGCAGCGGTGCGGTGCGCGCTCGCCGAAGTACCCGAGCAGCGCGGCGCGGCGGCAGCCGGCGCCGCTGAGGTAGCGCTCCATCACCTGTAAGCGCGCGGCGGCGCGCTGCCGGCGGCGCAGCACCGGTCGCCAGTTCACCGGCCCGCGGTCGGGGTCCAACTCGCCGCGCAGCCGCTCGACGGAGGCCGCAACGCTGCTCGGCAGCCGGCGCGCCGCGGTCGGCTCGCGCCACGCCCGCTCCACGAGAACCGGGGCCGGAAAGGTCACGTCGAGCTGGCGGCGATGGATGGCGGTGTCGTCCGGCCGCCAGAGCACGACGCAGCGGCTCAGTCGCCCGTCGCGCCCCGCGCGCCCCGCCTCCTGGAAGTAGGACTCGGGCGTCGCGGGCACGGTCCAATGCACGACAAGGCGGACATCAGGCTTGTCGATGCCCATCCCGAATGCGCAGGTGGCGACGACGACCTTGAGCTCGTCTGCCAGGAATCCCCGGAGCACCGCTGCCCGACGCTCGCGCGGGAGCCCCGCGTGGTAGGCCGCGGCGCGAAAGCCGGCATCGCGGAGCGATGCGGCGACCCGCTCGGTGCTGCCCCGGGTGGGCGCATAGACGAGGGCCGTGCCATCATCGGTGTCGAGCAGCGCGTTCAGCCGGGTCAGGCGCTCGCGCTCGTCCCGCACCCGAATGACGCCGAGCCAGAGGTTCGGACGGTCGAACGAGCCAAGCTGCTGCTCGCATCCCTCCGGCCCGCGGCCGTAGCGACGGCCG containing:
- a CDS encoding RecQ family ATP-dependent DNA helicase, coding for MSSFGDAARLLRHHFGYDAFRPAQARVVHAVLAGRDVLAVLPTGGGKSICFQVPALAKGGIAIVVCPLISLMQDQVAAACARGIPAAALHSGLDAAEQSALLTRAGSGALRLLYLSPERLARSAGQLRAILGVPTLFVVDEAHCIVEWGEDFRPSYRRLREARWRLGQPQALALTATATPDTREAIVKALALGRRYGRGPEGCEQQLGSFDRPNLWLGVIRVRDERERLTRLNALLDTDDGTALVYAPTRGSTERVAASLRDAGFRAAAYHAGLPRERRAAVLRGFLADELKVVVATCAFGMGIDKPDVRLVVHWTVPATPESYFQEAGRAGRDGRLSRCVVLWRPDDTAIHRRQLDVTFPAPVLVERAWREPTAARRLPSSVAASVERLRGELDPDRGPVNWRPVLRRRQRAAARLQVMERYLSGAGCRRAALLGYFGERAPHRCAGCDGCAPPRVAARLPAAAAERLRRLQGAFAGRPGAWGGALLEPPTLVRLALHPPDGPEALAAVPGVGPVIAERYGRTILRALAPGRGAVQAP